A segment of the Asinibacterium sp. OR53 genome:
GCAGCGTCTGCATATTTCTGGTTGATGGTAGTGAGCTGTTCATTATCGCCTGCCGTTGCACTCACTACCGGTAAAGCTCCTGCCACACCGCTGTTATTATTGATGTTGCTGATCTCCAGGTTGTTTTTAGCCAAACGGATATCGAAACTGTTTTTCAATGCAGTATTAACAGCATCGGAAAGCGACAGTGACTGCTGCGAATACCCTTCCATGGCAAGGGCCGTCAGGAAAACAAACAATAATTTTTTCATGTGCTGTGAAATTACCGGGCTGCTGTTGATGCATCCTCAAAAATTACACCAACGGATGAGTTCAGCTTACCAGGGTACCAACACGCATGCCTTCTACCACTTTCAACAGGTTGCCTGGTTTATTCATGTCGAATACAATGATGGGCAGCTTGTTTTCCATGCAGAGCGTAAATGCGGTCATATCCATCACTCGCAGGTTCTGGTTGATGCATTCCTGGAAACTTACCGTATCGAATTTTTTTGCTGAAGGGTCTTTTTCGGGATCTGCATTATAGACACCGTCTACGCGCGTTCCTTTCAATATCACATCTGCTTTCATTTCAATAGCACGCAGTGATCCCGCTGTATCGGTAGTAAAATAAGGGTTGCCGGTACCCGCACCGAAAATTACCACACGCCCCTTTTCCAGGTGACGAAGGGCTTTCCGGCGGATATACGGCTCGGCCACCTGCTCCATATTGATGGCGCTTTGCAAACGGGTATACACGCCGATCTTTTCCAGCATCGCCTGCATAGCCATCGCATTAATCACTGTGGCAAGCATACCCATGTAATCGCCATGCGCCCGTTCGATACCACTTTCAGCCTCATTCATACCCCTGTAAATATTACCCCCGCCGATCACAATGGCTACCTGAACACCCAGGTCGGTCACCATTTTGATATCCTGTGCATATTGCTCAATGATACGGGGGTTAAAAGGATCACCATTCTGCTGGTCGCCTAATAAGGCTTCACCGGAGAGTTTGAGGAGAATACGCTTGAACTTGGGGAGCATGAGGAGGTTATTGATTCGACTGCAAATAACCTGAATTTTTAATGAGTCGCCAAACAGAAAATAAAAAGGAGTGGCCTGTATCAGTACCACCCCTTCAATTATGCTACAACGGCATTGCCCTTATCCCAGTGCAACGCGTTTAAAACCTGTTACTTTCAGATCGGCTCCTACACTCTTCAGGTACTCGCCAACGCTCTTACCACCGTCTTTCACAAAAGCCTGTGCCAGCAAGGTTTGCTCTTTGAAGAAAGCATTCAGTTTGCCTTCAGCGATCTTGGAGATCATTTCATCGGGCTTACCGGCCATTTTAGGATCCTGCTTCATGGTATCTACGATGATAGCTCTTTCCCTTTCGATCACATCGGCAGGAACTGAGTCGGCATCTACCGCTACAGGATTCATCGCTGCGATCTGCATAGCAATGTCTTTTCCTGCTTCAGCAGCTTCGCTTGACAGTCCAACCAGCACGCCCATACGGTAAGCGCCATGGATATAAGAAGCTACATAAGGCGCTTCGATTTTTTCAAATTTCGCAACACCGATCTTTTCACCAATGGCTGCGAGTTTATCGTTGATCAGGTCAGATACTTTAGCGCCATTGATCACCACTTCATTCAGCTCTTCCGCACTGTTCACATTGTTGGCTACGGCAGCATCGGCGATGCTTTGCGCGAAGGCAACAAAGTCTGCGTTTTTAGAAACGAAGTCGGTTTCGCAACTGATACATACAATGAAACCGGTTTTGTTATCAGCAGATGTTTTTGCAATGATCACACCTTCTTTCGCTTCACGGTCGCTGCGCTTGGCAGCTACTTTCTGACCCTGCTTGCGGAGCCAGTCAATCGCTGCTTCAAAATCACCGTTTGTTTCGGTGAGGGCCTTGCGGCAATCCATCATGCCGGCGCCGGTAGCCTGGCGGAGTTTATTAATTTCTGCGGCTGTAATTGTTGCAGTACTCATATTCTTTTACAATTTTGAAACGTTATTATGGATGCGGTGTGAGCAAAACTAATAGCTGCACCCGGATACCAACATTATGGTTTAATGAAATAAAAATCAGTAGCAGCGGATCAAACAAATTGGGTCATCATGCCATTACCCATAAGAGAATGACGTAATGACCCAACGAATATTTCATTCAGGATGATTATCTGCTTCCACCACCGGCAGGGCGACGGTTACCCGGAACACGACGTTTGGGTTGTCCTTGTCCACCTGCATCGGCGCTTCCACGCTGTCTGCCCCCGCGGCCAGATTCAGACTGGGCTTCTGCTTCGAGGCGACGGGCCTTCGCCTCATTTTCGTTATTGCTCTCTTCTGTTTCTTCTTCATCTTTAGAAGCCTGACGTTCTGCCAAACCTTCAGCTATAGCTGCTACGATATAGTTTACAACGATAGCGATAGACTTGGTGGCATCGTCGTTGGAAGGAATAGAAAAGTCTACTTTATTGGGATCGCAGTTGGTATCAACCATACCA
Coding sequences within it:
- the pyrH gene encoding UMP kinase; this translates as MLPKFKRILLKLSGEALLGDQQNGDPFNPRIIEQYAQDIKMVTDLGVQVAIVIGGGNIYRGMNEAESGIERAHGDYMGMLATVINAMAMQAMLEKIGVYTRLQSAINMEQVAEPYIRRKALRHLEKGRVVIFGAGTGNPYFTTDTAGSLRAIEMKADVILKGTRVDGVYNADPEKDPSAKKFDTVSFQECINQNLRVMDMTAFTLCMENKLPIIVFDMNKPGNLLKVVEGMRVGTLVS
- the tsf gene encoding translation elongation factor Ts, with the translated sequence MSTATITAAEINKLRQATGAGMMDCRKALTETNGDFEAAIDWLRKQGQKVAAKRSDREAKEGVIIAKTSADNKTGFIVCISCETDFVSKNADFVAFAQSIADAAVANNVNSAEELNEVVINGAKVSDLINDKLAAIGEKIGVAKFEKIEAPYVASYIHGAYRMGVLVGLSSEAAEAGKDIAMQIAAMNPVAVDADSVPADVIERERAIIVDTMKQDPKMAGKPDEMISKIAEGKLNAFFKEQTLLAQAFVKDGGKSVGEYLKSVGADLKVTGFKRVALG